ACTCATCCGGCGCAGCGCCAGCCCCGAGCCCTCGATTGCGGGCATATGCGACAGGACATCGGTGCGTTTGGCGATATTCTTGGCATAATCGCCGCAGCGCTCCAGCGAAGCGCCGATCTTGATCACCGCCAGAACCATGCGCAGATCGGTGGCTGTCGGTGCCCGCAGCGCGATCAGACGGGCGGCATCCTCGTTGATCTGCGCTTCCATCAGGTCGATGGCCTTGTCGCGGCGCCGGACCTGTTCGGCCAGTTCCTCGTCACGGTTTTCCAATGCCGTGGCTGCGTCATTGATGGCGGCCTCGACCATGCCACCCATCTTGACGACCAGCGCCTGGATGGTTTCCAGATCGCGGTCGAATGCCGAAGAGATATGTTTGTCGCGGTTCATTGTGCCAGCCTCCTGATCGTCAACCGATCCGGCCCGAGATATAGGCCTCGGTCCGCGAATCCTTCGGTTTGGTAAAGATGTCGTCGGTGTCGCCATATTCCACCAGATTGCCAAGGTGGAAGAAGGCGGTTTTCTGACTGACCCGCGCTGCCTGCTGCATGGAATGCGTGACGATCACCACCGAAAACTGCGTGCGCAGCTGCTCGATCAGCTCCTCGACCTGACCGGTCGCGATCGGGTCCAGAGCCGAGCAGGGCTCATCCATCAACAGCACCTCGGGCGCGGTCGCCACAGCCCGCGCAATGCACAGACGCTGTTGCTGACCACCCGACAGGCCGGTGCCCGGTTCCTGCAGGCGATCCTTGACTTCGTTCCATAGGGCTGCGCCACGCAGCGACTGTTCGACGATATCATCCAACTCGTCACGATTGCGCGCCAGACCGTGGATACGCGGCCCATAGGCGACATTGTCAAAGATGGATTTCGGGAAGGGATTCGGCTTCTGGAACACCATGCCGACGCGGGCGCGCAGCTGCACCGGGTCGATGCGGCGGTCATAGATATCCTGGCCGTCCAGCCTGATCTCTCCCTCGATGCGGGCAATCGGAATGGTGTCATTCATCCGGTTGATGCAGCGCAAAAAGGTCGATTTTCCGCAGCCGGACGGACCGATAAAGGCGGTGACCGTCTTGTCCAGAATTTCGACATTCACATCCTTGATGGCATGTTTGTCGCCGTAATAGACCTGCACATTCCTTGCCGAGATCTTGATTTCGTCCTGGTCCACGGCGTTCTCCACTCGGTCTCGGTTCATGTCATACATCTCTGGCCTCCTTTCAGCCCTTACCAGCGGCGCTCAAAACGGCTGCGCAGGAAGATGGCGATTGCGTTCATCATCACGAGAAAGCCCAACAGCACCAGAATAGCGGCCGAAGTGCGTGCAACGAAACCCCGTTCCGGGCTGTCGGCCCAGATGAAGATCTGCGTCGGCAGCGCTGTCGAGGCATCAAAGGGCGTTGCCGGTGCCGCCGTCACAAAGGCATTCATGCCGATCAGCAGCAGCGGTGCCGTTTCCCCAAGGGCCTGCGCCAGGCCGATGATCGTGCCGGTCAGGATGCCCGGCATGGCCAGAGGCAGGACGTGACCAAAGACCACCTGCTGCTTGGAGGCGCCGATTCCCAGCGCCGCCTCGCGGATCGAGGGCGGCACCGCCTTCAACGCCGCACGGGTGGCGATGATGATCGTCGGCAGCGTCATCAGCGCCAGCGTCAGCCCGCCGACAAAGGGCGCAGACCTTGGCATCCCGAACCAGCCCAGAAACACCGCCAGGGCAAGCAGGCCGAAAACGACCGAGGGCACGGCGGCCAGATTGTTGATATTCACCTCGATCACATCGCTGAACCGGTTCTTGGGCGCGAATTCCTCAAGATAGATCGCAGCGCCGATTCCCAGCGGAAAAGAGATCAGAAAGCAGACAAGCAGCGCATAAGCCGAACCGATGATCGCACCGCGCAGACCGGCGAGTTCAGGAAAGCGGGAATCCGCATTGGTGATCAGCCCCCAGTTCAGCGGCAGGGTGATGCGGCCCTGATCCTTCAATTCCTGAAAGGCGGCAATATCCGCATCGCTGAGGCGTCGATGCGATTCATCCGAATCGACATCCACATTGCCCTTGTTCAGCTGATCATAGGGGTCCGAGACCGGCACATTGATTTCGACCGATCTGCCGATCAGCGAGGGATCGGCCACGACCTCGTCACGCACCAGGAACTGGGCGGCATTGGACAGGATGCCCGAAAGCCCCTTCAGTTCCGAACTGTCTGCCTCGGGGAAAGTCCCCTGCATCGCGTCGCGCATGATGCGGCGATAATTTCCCTTTGCCGGGTTCTCGGGATCGACCAGTTCGGCCGAAACCGGAACCTCGATTGCAACATGGGTCTGACGGAACGCCTGCGTCCCACCCGAGATCAGCGTCCACAGCAGGATCGCCAGCATCAGGAATGCCAATCCGATCGCGCCCAGACCAAGACCGCGAAGGATCGTCTCGTTCCGGCGACGGCGGGACAGGTTCTTGCGGAACCGCTCCGAGGTCCAGTCATGGTTGCGCGCCAGAGAGCCGCTTGATTGATCGGTCATGTCGCTTCGAGCCTCAGTCATAGAGTTCACGGTATTTGTGCACGACGCGCAGGGCGACGATATTGATCAGCAGGGTCACGATGAACAGCATCAGACCCAGCGCAAAGGCGGCCAGTGTCTTGGGGCTGTCAAAGGCGGTGTCGCCGATCAGCAGGGTCACGATCTGAACGGTCACCGTGGTGACACTGTCCAGCGGGTTGATCGTCATCTTGGCAATAAGACCCGCCGCCATCACCACGATCATGGTTTCACCGATGGCACGGCTGATGGCCAGAAGAACGCCCCCGACGATGCCCGGGATGGCCGCCGGGAACAGCACCTTCAACACGGTTTCCGAGCGCGTCGCACCCAGGGCCATGCTGCCGTCGCGCAGGCTGCCGGGAACCGCTGACAGCGCATCATCGGCGAAGGAGGAAATGAACGGGATCAGCATGATCCCCATGACCCCGCCCGCGGCAAGCGCAGTATTGGGGGCCACCGGAATCCCCAGCGCCTCGCCCCAGGCGCGGATTGCCGGGGCCACGGTCAGAATGGCAAAGAAGCCGTAAACAACGGTCGGGATGCCCGCCAGGATCTCGAGGACCGGCTTGGCAACGGCGCGAAAGCGCTTGCTGGCAAATTCGTTCAGATAGATCGCCGACATCAGCCCGACCGGAACGGCGATCATGATCGCGACAAAGGTAATGACCAGCGTGCCCATCAGCACCGGAAGCCAGCCGAATGCGCCTTCTGCGGCAATCTGATCGGCACGGATCGGCATCTGCGGTTCCCACTGGGTGCCAAAGAGGAAATCGGTTAGCGGCACCATCTGGAAGAAGCGGATCGATTCAAAGACCAGCGACAGGACGATGCCCAGGGTCACGAAGATGGCCGCGACAGAACAGGAAATCAGCAGCCCGAGAATGATCCGCTCGACCGCCTGACGGGCCCGGAAATGGGCCGAGACCGACCTGCGCGTCACGTAGAGCGCGGCGGCAATCACCGCGGCAACAACCGCGACCAGCAACCAGCCCGAAAGCGCCCACAGCAGGTTCAGCCGCGCGGCGGCATCGATCTTCCACTGCTCGGGGGTGCCAAAGATCCGTCCCTGCGAAATCGACTGGATCTCGCTTTGAACCAACTGGCGTGCGCCATGGTCCAATGAATCCAGCGCTTCATGGGGCAGACCTGCCATCACGATCGAGTTGATGACCGCCCCCTGCAGGGCCAGCCACAAGAGTGTGACCACGATGGCGGGCACCAGAACGGCCAATGCAGCATACAATCCGTGGAACATTCCCAGAGAATGGAGACGTTGCCCGCCGTCGCGCAGGGCCAATGCGGCCCGTCTGTTCATCATATATCCAGCAAGCGCCGCCGTAAGCAGCATCGCAAAGGCTATTCCCGTCATCGCGACCTCGTGCAAAATTGCCCCGCCCGGATGGTTCCGGGCGGGGCTGGTAAGAAATGGTTACTCGGTCACTTCAAGCTTGACCGAACCGGTCGTGACAGCTTCCTGCAGCGCAGCGCGTTCGGCGTCATCCAATGCGACCAGACCACGCTCTTCCAGATATCCACCGGGTGCCAGGGCGTTTTCCGACATGTATTCCTCGACGAATTCCTGCAGATTCGGGATCACGCCGCGATGCGCGTTCTTGACGTAGAAGAACAGCGGACGCGACAGCGGATAGTCCCCCGAAGCAATGGTCTCCATCGTAGACTCGACGCCGTTCAGCTTGACGTCTTTCAGCGTGTCCCGGTTTTCGAACAGGAAGGAATAGCCAAAGATGCCCAGGGCGTTGGGGTCGCTGTTCAGACGCTGCACGATCAGATTGTCGTTTTCACCAGCTTCGATGAACGGACCGTCGGTGCGCATGCGCGAGCAGTTTTCCTTGACCCAGTCGTCATTGCCCGAAGCTTCGGCGATGGCCTCGATTTCCTCGATCGATTCACAGCCGGCATGCATGGCCAGCTCGACGAAAGCATCGCGGGTCCCCGAGGTCGGGGGCGGGCCCAGAACAACGATATCGGTGTCGGGCAGCGAGCTGTCGATTTCCGACCATTTCGTATAGGGGTTCGCAACCATCTTGCCGTCCTGGGGCACTTCGGCGGCCAGAGCCATGAAGACCTGGGCCAGCGTCAGGTTCCAGTCGGTCTCATTCTCGCGGCTGACGGCCAGCGACAGACCGTCATATCCGATCAGGGCTTCCGAGATATCGGTCACGCCATTGCTGACGCAGAGATCGTATTCCGATTTCTTCATGGCGCGCGAAGCACCGGTCAGATCGGCGGTATCTTCACCAATGCCCTCGCAGAAGATCTGCATGCCACCACCGGTGCCGGTCGATTCGACGATCGGCGCGGGCGCTCCGGTCTGATTGGCGAATTCTTCTGCCACGGCTTGGGTATAGGGGAAAACGGTCGACGAACCGACGATGCGGATCTGGTCGCGTGCAGCGGCGGCGGTCGCCGAAACCGCGATCAATGCAATCGCCGATACGGTGAATTTCGTGGTGTTCATGGATCACTCCTGGGTCGGTCATTTCCCTGAAAGGGCTGCCCCCGACCTAAGCGTGAAGAATGACGCTCACACGACAAATAGATGACAGTTATGTAACAGCACCGACCAGAAGCCCGGCCGACACCCTGCGGTTGTCACATTCAGCCGATTTCACCACGTTTCCCGCCGGTCTGGGCACGATCCATCATCAGATGATCCAACAGGACGCAGGCAGCCATGGCCTCGGCCACCGGCACGGCACGGATTCCGACGCAGGGATCATGACGGCCCTTGGTGATCAGATCGACCTCCTGCCCATGCTGGTTGATCGTCTTGCGTGGCGTTGTGATCGAACTGGTCGGCTTGACCGAAAAGCGCACCGCGATGTCCTGCCCGGTCGAGATTCCGCCCAGAATCCCCCCCGCGTGATTGGACAGGAACTGCGGACCGTCCGGACCCATGCGGATTTCATCGGCATTTTCCGTGCCCGTCAGCGCGGCGGCAGCCATGCCTTCGCCGATTTCGACGCCCTTGACCGCGTTGATCGACATCATGGCTGCTGCCAGATCGGTATCCAGCTTGGCATAGACGGGGGCACCCAGCCCGGCGGGACAGCCCTGGATCAGCACTTCGAGCGCCGCGCCGACGCTGTTCCGGGATTTGCGGATGCCATCCAGATAATCCGACCATGCCTGGACTGCGGTCGCATCGGGCAGAAAGAACGGGTTGCCGGAAATGGCCTGCGGATCAAAGCGGGCGCGATCCAGATGCATCTCGCCCATCTGCACCATGTAGCCGGTGATCTTCAGTTCGGGCAGCAGATGCGCCAACACCGCCTGCGCCACACCGCCCGCCGCGACCCGCGCAGCGGTTTCGCGCGCGCTGGAACGCCCGCCGCCGCGATAATCGCGCAGGCCGTATTTCAGATGATAGCTGATATCGGCATGGCCGGGGCGAAAGCTGGTCGCGATCTCGCCGTAATCCTTGGAGCGCTGGTCGGTGTTTTCAATCATCAGCTGGATCGGCGTGCCGGTGGTGCGACCCTCGAACACGCCCGACAGGATGCGCACCTGATC
This is a stretch of genomic DNA from Paracoccus seriniphilus. It encodes these proteins:
- the phoU gene encoding phosphate signaling complex protein PhoU, which translates into the protein MNRDKHISSAFDRDLETIQALVVKMGGMVEAAINDAATALENRDEELAEQVRRRDKAIDLMEAQINEDAARLIALRAPTATDLRMVLAVIKIGASLERCGDYAKNIAKRTDVLSHMPAIEGSGLALRRMSAAVNKMLQDALDSYIRRDAELAEDVRMRDLEVDQMYNALFREFLTHMMEDPRNITACMHLHFIAKNTERMGDHATSIAEQVIYLVTGELPDDPRPKSNNVPTGDGAALAGD
- the pstB gene encoding phosphate ABC transporter ATP-binding protein PstB, with protein sequence MNRDRVENAVDQDEIKISARNVQVYYGDKHAIKDVNVEILDKTVTAFIGPSGCGKSTFLRCINRMNDTIPIARIEGEIRLDGQDIYDRRIDPVQLRARVGMVFQKPNPFPKSIFDNVAYGPRIHGLARNRDELDDIVEQSLRGAALWNEVKDRLQEPGTGLSGGQQQRLCIARAVATAPEVLLMDEPCSALDPIATGQVEELIEQLRTQFSVVIVTHSMQQAARVSQKTAFFHLGNLVEYGDTDDIFTKPKDSRTEAYISGRIG
- the pstA gene encoding phosphate ABC transporter permease PstA, which translates into the protein MTDQSSGSLARNHDWTSERFRKNLSRRRRNETILRGLGLGAIGLAFLMLAILLWTLISGGTQAFRQTHVAIEVPVSAELVDPENPAKGNYRRIMRDAMQGTFPEADSSELKGLSGILSNAAQFLVRDEVVADPSLIGRSVEINVPVSDPYDQLNKGNVDVDSDESHRRLSDADIAAFQELKDQGRITLPLNWGLITNADSRFPELAGLRGAIIGSAYALLVCFLISFPLGIGAAIYLEEFAPKNRFSDVIEVNINNLAAVPSVVFGLLALAVFLGWFGMPRSAPFVGGLTLALMTLPTIIIATRAALKAVPPSIREAALGIGASKQQVVFGHVLPLAMPGILTGTIIGLAQALGETAPLLLIGMNAFVTAAPATPFDASTALPTQIFIWADSPERGFVARTSAAILVLLGFLVMMNAIAIFLRSRFERRW
- the pstC gene encoding phosphate ABC transporter permease subunit PstC, translating into MTGIAFAMLLTAALAGYMMNRRAALALRDGGQRLHSLGMFHGLYAALAVLVPAIVVTLLWLALQGAVINSIVMAGLPHEALDSLDHGARQLVQSEIQSISQGRIFGTPEQWKIDAAARLNLLWALSGWLLVAVVAAVIAAALYVTRRSVSAHFRARQAVERIILGLLISCSVAAIFVTLGIVLSLVFESIRFFQMVPLTDFLFGTQWEPQMPIRADQIAAEGAFGWLPVLMGTLVITFVAIMIAVPVGLMSAIYLNEFASKRFRAVAKPVLEILAGIPTVVYGFFAILTVAPAIRAWGEALGIPVAPNTALAAGGVMGIMLIPFISSFADDALSAVPGSLRDGSMALGATRSETVLKVLFPAAIPGIVGGVLLAISRAIGETMIVVMAAGLIAKMTINPLDSVTTVTVQIVTLLIGDTAFDSPKTLAAFALGLMLFIVTLLINIVALRVVHKYRELYD
- a CDS encoding substrate-binding domain-containing protein yields the protein MNTTKFTVSAIALIAVSATAAAARDQIRIVGSSTVFPYTQAVAEEFANQTGAPAPIVESTGTGGGMQIFCEGIGEDTADLTGASRAMKKSEYDLCVSNGVTDISEALIGYDGLSLAVSRENETDWNLTLAQVFMALAAEVPQDGKMVANPYTKWSEIDSSLPDTDIVVLGPPPTSGTRDAFVELAMHAGCESIEEIEAIAEASGNDDWVKENCSRMRTDGPFIEAGENDNLIVQRLNSDPNALGIFGYSFLFENRDTLKDVKLNGVESTMETIASGDYPLSRPLFFYVKNAHRGVIPNLQEFVEEYMSENALAPGGYLEERGLVALDDAERAALQEAVTTGSVKLEVTE
- the aroC gene encoding chorismate synthase codes for the protein MSYNTFGREFRFTTWGESHGPALGATVDGTPPGVPLSEEFIQQFLDRRRPGTSKHTTQRKEPDQVRILSGVFEGRTTGTPIQLMIENTDQRSKDYGEIATSFRPGHADISYHLKYGLRDYRGGGRSSARETAARVAAGGVAQAVLAHLLPELKITGYMVQMGEMHLDRARFDPQAISGNPFFLPDATAVQAWSDYLDGIRKSRNSVGAALEVLIQGCPAGLGAPVYAKLDTDLAAAMMSINAVKGVEIGEGMAAAALTGTENADEIRMGPDGPQFLSNHAGGILGGISTGQDIAVRFSVKPTSSITTPRKTINQHGQEVDLITKGRHDPCVGIRAVPVAEAMAACVLLDHLMMDRAQTGGKRGEIG